One genomic window of Anaeromicrobium sediminis includes the following:
- a CDS encoding serine hydroxymethyltransferase, protein MDFNNLKVVDEKVYESICNEISRQQEKIELIASENFVSEAVMEAMGSQLTNKYAEGYPAKRYYGGCEHVDVVEDLARERLKKLFNADHVNVQPHSGANANLGVYFAILKPGDVVLGMNLSHGGHLTHGSPVNISGTYYKFVDYGVNKETETIDYEEVRRIAIENKPKLIVAGASAYPRAIDFKKFREIADEVGAYLMVDMAHIAGLVAAGLHENPCEYAHFVTTTTHKTLRGPRGGAILCKGEFAKKIDKAIFPGIQGGPLMHVIAAKAVSFKEALEDEFITYQKQVIKNAKRLGEELVKRGFRLVSDGTDNHLILIDVRNKNITGKEAERLLDEAGVTVNKNTIPYDPESPFVTSGIRIGTPAVTTRGMKEDDMETIAEIISTIIDKKDTMDKAKDMIKGLCENFPLY, encoded by the coding sequence GGTATATGAATCAATTTGTAATGAAATTAGCAGGCAGCAAGAAAAGATTGAATTAATAGCTTCTGAAAACTTTGTAAGTGAAGCTGTTATGGAAGCAATGGGCAGTCAACTTACTAATAAGTACGCAGAAGGATATCCTGCTAAAAGATATTATGGTGGCTGTGAACATGTTGATGTGGTAGAAGACCTAGCTAGAGAAAGATTAAAAAAATTATTCAATGCAGATCATGTAAATGTACAACCTCATTCAGGTGCCAATGCTAATTTGGGTGTATATTTTGCTATATTAAAGCCAGGTGATGTGGTTTTAGGTATGAATTTATCCCATGGTGGACATTTAACCCATGGAAGTCCCGTTAATATTTCTGGAACATATTATAAATTTGTTGATTATGGTGTAAACAAGGAAACAGAAACTATAGACTATGAAGAAGTTAGAAGAATTGCAATAGAAAATAAGCCTAAGTTGATTGTTGCAGGTGCTAGTGCTTACCCTCGCGCTATAGACTTTAAAAAGTTTAGGGAAATAGCTGACGAAGTGGGAGCGTATCTAATGGTTGATATGGCCCATATTGCAGGGTTAGTTGCTGCTGGACTTCATGAAAATCCATGTGAGTATGCTCACTTTGTTACGACTACTACTCATAAGACCCTAAGAGGTCCTAGGGGAGGAGCTATTTTATGCAAAGGAGAATTTGCTAAAAAAATCGATAAAGCTATTTTCCCAGGTATTCAAGGAGGCCCTTTAATGCATGTTATTGCAGCTAAAGCTGTAAGCTTCAAAGAGGCTCTTGAAGATGAATTTATTACATATCAAAAACAAGTTATAAAAAATGCAAAGAGACTAGGAGAAGAACTTGTAAAGAGAGGGTTTAGATTAGTATCAGATGGCACTGACAACCATTTAATATTAATAGATGTTAGAAATAAGAATATTACAGGAAAAGAGGCAGAAAGACTACTAGATGAGGCTGGAGTTACAGTAAATAAAAATACAATACCTTACGATCCAGAGAGTCCTTTTGTAACTAGTGGAATACGTATAGGAACGCCAGCAGTAACTACTAGAGGTATGAAAGAAGATGACATGGAAACAATAGCAGAGATTATTAGTACTATAATAGATAAGAAAGATACTATGGATAAGGCTAAAGATATGATTAAAGGCTTATGTGAAAATTTTCCATTATATTAA
- a CDS encoding DUF3343 domain-containing protein, which translates to MLYYNEKYVIVLSSAYHGYYVEDLLRRNSIPNTFKRAPRAIGPSCHTAIYIQEKDLDKAMELINKVNVSVKGVYELIQIGGMYDYRKIQ; encoded by the coding sequence ATGTTGTATTACAATGAAAAATATGTGATAGTGCTTTCTTCTGCCTATCATGGATATTATGTAGAAGATCTTCTTAGAAGAAATTCGATTCCTAATACTTTTAAAAGGGCACCAAGGGCCATAGGACCGTCATGCCATACGGCTATATATATACAAGAAAAGGATCTAGATAAAGCTATGGAGTTAATAAATAAGGTTAACGTATCTGTTAAGGGTGTCTATGAACTGATACAGATAGGAGGCATGTACGATTATAGAAAGATACAATAA
- a CDS encoding glycosyltransferase has product MRILFQIRKDYEKNSAGDTVILKNMVEGLRKLNVSVDVYNDHRISVKKYDVVHIFNTIRIYESYKFFKNAQNGGKRIVISPIYWNLKDFYKNSNNMELVKIWDKNESKRKEMLDECDVILAHAQGELDEIEKFYGKKTNYKILPYGVDRKFINGKKNYLLSKYNIDNYILCVGRIHRQKNQISLLEALKKETIPIVIAGNINDEEYLKTCLKIRKKNVFVLNGKNKYDLPSLYKSAKVHALPSFFEYPGLASMEAGLGGCNVVTTQIGTTKEIFKDYAKYCNPNDVNSIRENIMEAFWEERDSKLREYIYENNNWEKICLKLKNIYESLI; this is encoded by the coding sequence TTGCGAATATTATTTCAAATAAGAAAGGACTATGAGAAAAATTCAGCTGGTGATACAGTAATATTGAAAAATATGGTCGAAGGTCTGAGGAAATTAAATGTTTCTGTGGATGTATATAATGATCATAGGATTTCAGTGAAAAAATATGATGTGGTCCATATTTTTAATACTATAAGGATTTATGAAAGTTACAAATTTTTTAAAAATGCTCAAAATGGTGGCAAAAGGATCGTTATAAGTCCCATATATTGGAACTTAAAAGATTTTTATAAAAATAGTAATAATATGGAATTAGTTAAGATATGGGACAAAAATGAAAGTAAAAGAAAAGAAATGTTAGATGAATGTGACGTCATACTAGCTCATGCTCAAGGTGAATTAGATGAAATAGAAAAATTTTATGGAAAAAAAACAAATTATAAAATACTTCCCTATGGGGTGGATAGGAAGTTTATAAATGGGAAAAAAAATTATTTGTTAAGTAAATACAATATAGATAATTATATATTGTGTGTTGGCAGAATTCATAGACAGAAAAATCAAATTTCTCTGTTAGAAGCCTTAAAAAAAGAAACAATTCCAATAGTTATAGCAGGGAATATTAATGATGAAGAATATTTAAAAACATGTCTTAAAATAAGAAAGAAAAATGTATTTGTGCTCAATGGAAAAAATAAATACGATTTGCCTTCTTTATACAAGAGTGCTAAGGTTCATGCTCTTCCAAGCTTTTTTGAATATCCAGGATTAGCTAGCATGGAAGCAGGCCTAGGGGGCTGCAATGTGGTAACCACTCAAATAGGAACCACAAAAGAAATATTTAAGGATTATGCAAAATATTGTAATCCCAATGATGTAAATTCCATAAGAGAAAATATTATGGAAGCTTTTTGGGAAGAAAGAGATAGTAAATTAAGAGAATACATATATGAAAACAACAACTGGGAAAAAATTTGCCTGAAACTAAAAAACATATATGAATCTTTAATATAA
- a CDS encoding glucose-1-phosphate cytidylyltransferase, with amino-acid sequence MKVVILCGGKGVRMKKITEDIPKPMAPIGDRPILWHIMKNYMHYGFNDFILLLGYKGDKIKEYFLDYKWRNSDFILDTRYGEKKVNYINGGEKWRITFIDTGLHTMTGGRVKQIKKYIKNTFFLTYGDGLSDINIKKLLDYHKERGKIGTVTGVNRNSQYGILDVEKGMVKEFKEKPNNKEIINGGFFVFEPEFFSYIEDEEKSILERKPLMTLATQNELAVYEHKGFWMAMDTYKDVLEVNKMWNEKRAKWKVW; translated from the coding sequence ATGAAAGTAGTAATTCTATGCGGTGGAAAAGGTGTAAGAATGAAAAAAATTACAGAGGATATACCAAAGCCAATGGCCCCTATAGGTGATAGGCCAATTCTTTGGCATATTATGAAGAATTATATGCATTATGGTTTTAATGATTTTATTTTGCTATTAGGATATAAAGGAGATAAAATTAAGGAATATTTTTTAGACTATAAGTGGAGGAATTCAGATTTTATTTTAGATACTAGATATGGAGAAAAAAAAGTAAATTATATAAATGGAGGTGAAAAATGGAGAATAACTTTTATAGATACAGGCCTTCATACTATGACAGGAGGGCGAGTTAAACAAATTAAAAAGTATATAAAGAATACTTTTTTTCTAACATATGGAGATGGCTTATCAGACATAAATATAAAAAAACTTTTAGATTACCACAAAGAAAGGGGCAAAATTGGAACGGTTACAGGTGTAAATAGAAACAGTCAATACGGCATATTGGATGTAGAAAAGGGGATGGTGAAAGAATTTAAAGAGAAACCCAATAATAAGGAGATAATAAATGGTGGATTCTTTGTTTTTGAACCGGAATTTTTTTCATACATAGAAGATGAAGAAAAATCCATATTAGAAAGAAAACCTTTAATGACTTTAGCTACTCAAAATGAATTAGCAGTTTATGAACACAAGGGATTTTGGATGGCCATGGATACGTACAAGGATGTATTAGAAGTGAATAAAATGTGGAATGAGAAAAGAGCAAAGTGGAAGGTGTGGTAA